One window from the genome of Haladaptatus paucihalophilus DX253 encodes:
- a CDS encoding metallophosphoesterase — MAAVEFADRAAYLADADALVLADLHIGRDSASNVSLPLGERTDLTARFDALLDRFSPAEVVLAGDVLHAFDRLPNGVSETFADLEALEAGAGATLVAVRGNHDTRLDELASPNDEYRLADDTLVCHGHEEPDGEAPRYVAGHDHPAIEIEGKRRPCYLSGSETYRDSDVLVLPAFTRLASGLVVNDVRGSGFQSPLVAGTDPLRPIVRDEDADETYRFPPLGEFRKLL, encoded by the coding sequence ATGGCGGCCGTTGAGTTCGCGGACCGAGCGGCCTACCTCGCGGACGCCGACGCGCTCGTCCTCGCCGACCTCCACATCGGCCGGGACTCGGCATCGAACGTCTCGCTGCCGCTCGGCGAACGGACCGATTTGACGGCGCGATTCGACGCCCTCCTCGATCGATTTTCACCCGCCGAAGTCGTTCTCGCCGGAGACGTTCTCCACGCGTTCGACCGACTGCCGAACGGCGTCTCCGAGACGTTCGCGGACCTCGAAGCGCTCGAGGCGGGCGCGGGCGCGACCCTCGTCGCCGTGCGCGGAAACCACGATACGCGGCTGGACGAACTCGCGTCCCCGAACGACGAGTACCGACTCGCGGACGACACGCTGGTCTGTCACGGCCACGAGGAACCCGACGGGGAGGCACCGCGGTACGTCGCGGGACACGACCATCCGGCGATCGAAATCGAGGGAAAGCGCCGACCGTGCTACCTCTCGGGATCGGAAACGTACCGCGATTCGGACGTCCTCGTCCTCCCCGCGTTCACCCGCCTCGCCAGCGGACTGGTGGTAAACGACGTTCGCGGATCCGGTTTCCAGTCTCCGCTCGTCGCCGGCACGGACCCGCTCCGTCCCATCGTCCGCGACGAGGACGCCGACGAGACCTATCGCTTCCCGCCGCTCGGAGAGTTTCGGAAGCTGTTGTAG
- a CDS encoding DUF7839 domain-containing protein — translation MADVLEDKRTATRFRILAEIADRQPAVSQGEIADAVGVTSQAVSEYTRGLVEDGLVEKEGRSRYRVTKEGVDWLLQSATDVRRFADHVTDDILGNVGEDAAIARTDIEAGTTVSLSLEDGLLHATPNDEGPATGIATTDAESGEDVGVTEFEGIIDLEPGRVTVYQVPPVRSGGSRTVDGGSLAAACEDAPVLAATGVEAVVALRSAGIEPDTTFAPGEVAAEAAERGLNVVIVATADSVGRVTDALRDVGVAYEVANLD, via the coding sequence ATGGCCGACGTGTTGGAGGACAAACGAACCGCAACCCGGTTTCGCATCCTCGCCGAAATCGCTGACCGACAACCGGCGGTGAGCCAAGGCGAGATCGCCGATGCCGTCGGCGTGACGAGTCAGGCCGTCAGCGAGTACACCCGCGGCCTCGTGGAGGACGGACTCGTGGAGAAGGAAGGTCGCTCACGCTATCGGGTGACGAAGGAGGGCGTCGATTGGCTCCTCCAGTCCGCGACGGACGTTCGCCGGTTCGCGGACCACGTGACCGACGACATCCTCGGCAACGTCGGAGAGGACGCGGCGATTGCTCGCACCGATATCGAAGCGGGGACGACCGTCTCGCTCTCGCTCGAAGACGGCCTGCTCCACGCGACGCCGAACGACGAGGGACCCGCGACGGGCATCGCCACGACTGACGCCGAATCGGGCGAGGACGTCGGCGTCACCGAGTTCGAGGGCATCATCGACCTCGAACCGGGACGGGTGACGGTGTATCAGGTGCCGCCGGTTCGCTCCGGCGGCAGTCGAACGGTGGACGGAGGGTCGCTCGCGGCCGCGTGTGAGGACGCTCCGGTGCTCGCCGCGACCGGCGTCGAAGCCGTCGTCGCCCTCCGATCCGCCGGTATCGAACCGGATACGACGTTCGCTCCGGGTGAAGTCGCTGCCGAGGCCGCCGAACGCGGCTTGAACGTCGTTATCGTCGCCACCGCCGACAGCGTGGGGCGCGTCACCGACGCCCTTCGAGACGTCGGCGTCGCCTACGAAGTGGCGAATCTGGATTGA
- the artA gene encoding archaeosortase A translates to MIGVVPAALPGPLPWLTTTFPDYLVWVVIAAFVATAALERYDRELARTVGAGAWVLFGVFWGVLFPRFAFEMRSFIEGTLSLVAVPLCVYAGYQLYSGRDSLFVLSRGVAAMGLIYVPFLTVEPLREWLVELVSVQTNAVIQLLGYDPAFTIAKENGYHSAFIFTDSTGHEYYTYLVLACTGIGSMSIFGGLIAAVRAPLRRKLRGFTLAIVIIWVLNVVRNVFIAVAFGNQWFQFFVGPVTTITGYTDPRMVSFFIADRVLSQLLAVVALVFILWLVVRDLPELLTVIEDVIYLVSGREYDLHRSIRADGGR, encoded by the coding sequence GTGATTGGAGTCGTCCCCGCCGCCCTCCCCGGCCCGCTCCCGTGGCTGACAACGACCTTCCCCGACTACCTCGTTTGGGTCGTCATCGCCGCCTTCGTCGCCACCGCCGCGCTCGAACGATACGACCGCGAGCTGGCGCGGACCGTCGGCGCGGGCGCGTGGGTTCTGTTCGGGGTGTTCTGGGGCGTCCTCTTTCCCCGTTTCGCGTTCGAGATGCGGAGTTTCATCGAGGGGACCCTCAGCCTCGTCGCGGTCCCTCTGTGCGTCTACGCGGGGTATCAGCTCTACTCGGGACGGGATTCGCTGTTCGTCCTGTCCCGCGGCGTCGCCGCGATGGGGCTCATCTACGTCCCCTTCCTGACGGTCGAACCGCTCCGCGAGTGGCTCGTCGAACTGGTGAGCGTCCAGACCAACGCCGTCATCCAACTGCTCGGATACGACCCCGCGTTCACCATTGCGAAGGAAAACGGCTACCACAGCGCCTTCATCTTCACCGACAGCACGGGTCACGAGTACTACACCTACCTCGTCCTCGCCTGCACGGGTATCGGCAGCATGAGCATCTTCGGCGGCCTCATCGCCGCCGTCCGGGCACCCCTCCGACGAAAGCTCCGCGGATTCACGCTCGCCATCGTCATCATTTGGGTGTTGAACGTCGTCCGCAACGTCTTCATCGCGGTGGCGTTCGGCAACCAGTGGTTCCAGTTCTTCGTCGGTCCCGTCACCACGATCACGGGTTACACCGACCCTCGGATGGTCTCGTTTTTCATCGCGGACAGGGTGCTCAGCCAACTGCTCGCCGTCGTCGCGCTCGTCTTCATCCTCTGGTTGGTCGTCCGCGACCTCCCGGAACTGCTGACGGTCATCGAGGACGTCATCTACCTCGTCTCCGGGCGAGAGTACGACCTTCACCGGAGCATCCGGGCCGATGGCGGCCGTTGA